Proteins encoded together in one Papaver somniferum cultivar HN1 unplaced genomic scaffold, ASM357369v1 unplaced-scaffold_21, whole genome shotgun sequence window:
- the LOC113339360 gene encoding probable potassium transporter 2 gives MVLWKSEYKQVILLAYQSFGVVYGDLSTSPLYVFKSTFSGRLRHYQTEDTIFGVFSLIFWTFTLLPLLKYVFIVLSADDNGEGGTFALYSLLCRHAKFSLLPNHQAADEEISTYYSRGQSERISNSSPLRKYLEKHKKSRIFLLLLVLFGASMVVGDGVLTPAISVLSAVSGLQVRATNLQQGPIVVIACIVLVGLFALQHCGTQRVAFIFAPVVTVWLLCIATLGIYNVIVWNPRVYRAISPYYIYLFFRETGKDGWISVGGILLSVTGTEAMFADLGHFTNISVRLGFACLVYPCLVLQYMGQTAFLTKNFSKLSISFYASIPEPVFWPVFVIATLAAVVASQAVISATFSIVMQCHALGCFPRIKVVHTSKWIFGRIYIPEINWILMLLCLAVTVGFQDTTIIGNAYGIASMTVMFVTTWLMSLIITFVWQKNIVFAFVFLLFFGSIEAFYLSATYVKIPQGGWVPIVLCFIFMVTMYVWHYGTRRKYMFDVQNKVSMKWILTLGPSLGIVRVPGIGLIYTELVTGVPAIFSHFVTNLPAFHQVLVFVCAKSVPVPYVSPDERYLIGRIGPKNYRMYRCIVRYGYKEIQKDDENFENNLVMSIAEFIQLEAEGSSSYEGSVDGRMAVVPNTERDGSWLVMSEPSTMDGDNEQSCSTIRSSKSATLQNLQTFYEQESPALGQRRRIRFIVPNADHLDQEVEEELLELAEAKHAGVAYIIGHSYIKARRNSSFPKKFVIDVLYSFLRKNCRRPAVALNIPHISTIEVGMIYYV, from the exons ATG GTTCTCTGGAAGAGCGAGTATAAACAGGTTATCCTTTTAGCATATCAGAGTTTCGGTGTAGTTTATGGTGATTTAAGTACATCTCCTCTTTATGTTTTTAAGAGTACATTCTCCGGGAGGTTGCGCCATTATCAAACTGAAGACACAATATTTGGAGTCTTTTCCTTAATATTTTGGACTTTCACATTGCTTCCTTTGTTAAAGTATGTTTTCATAGTGTTGAGTGCAGATGATAATGGTGAAG GTGGGACATTTGCACTGTACTCCCTCCTTTGCAGGCATGCAAAATTCAGTTTGCTTCCCAACCACCAAGCTGCCGATGAGGAGATCTCTACTTACTATAGCCGCGGTCAGTCAGAAAGGATTAGTAATTCCTCCCCATTAAGAAAATATCTGGAGAAGCATAAGAAGTCTAGAATTTTTTTACTTCTTTTAGTGCTGTTTGGTGCTTCCATGGTGGTTGGTGATGGTGTTCTGACTCCTGCAATTTCTG TTTTATCTGCCGTTTCCGGGCTACAAGTTCGTGCAACAAACTTACAACAAG GTCCTATAGTTGTTATTGCTTGCATTGTATTGGTTGGCCTCTTTGCTTTACAGCACTGTGGTACTCAAAGAGTAGCTTTCATCTTTGCACCCGTTGTTACGGTCTGGTTACTTTGCATCGCTACTCTCGGCATTTACAATGTCATTGTATGGAACCCAAGAGTGTACCGTGCCATTTCCCCGTATTATATTTACCTGTTCTTTAGGGAGACAGGGAAAGATGGTTGGATATCTGTTGGTGGAATACTTCTTTCTGTCACAG GCACTGAAGCTATGTTTGCTGATCTCGGCCACTTCACAAATATATCTGTCAGG CTTGGATTTGCTTGCCTAGTTTACCCTTGTCTGGTACTTCAATACATGGGGCAGACTGCGTTTCTTACAAAGAACTTTTCTAAGCTATCGATAAGCTTCTATGCGTCTATTCCTG AGCCGGTATTTTGGCCAGTTTTTGTTATTGCCACATTAGCTGCAGTTGTGGCTAGTCAAGCTGTCATCTCTGCAACATTCTCAATTGTAATGCAATGTCATGCTTTGGGTTGTTTTCCCCGTATCAAGGTCGTCCACACATCAAAGTGGATATTTGGCCGGATATATATTCCAGAGATAAACTGGATCCTAATGCTTCTTTGCCTGGCTGTCACAGTCGGTTTTCAGGACACAACCATAATTGGAAACGCTTATG GCATTGCAAGCATGACAGTGATGTTTGTGACGACATGGTTAATGTCTTTGATAATCACCTTTGTTTGGCAGAAGAACATCGTATTTGCGTTCGTATTCCTTCTGTTCTTTGGATCAATTGAGGCATTCTATCTGTCAGCTACCTACGTAAAAATTCCGCAAGGTGGATGGGTACCGATAGTTCTATGTTTCATTTTCATGGTCACTATGTATGTGTGGCATTACGGAACACGGCGGAAGTACATGTTTGATGTACAAAACAAGGTCTCAATGAAATGGATCCTCACACTTGGTCCTAGCTTGGGAATTGTCAGAGTCCCAGGTATCGGATTAATCTACACAGAGCTCGTCACCGGAGTTCCTGCTATTTTCTCCCACTTCGTCACCAATCTCCCTGCATTCCACCAAGTTCTCGTCTTTGTGTGTGCCAAATCTGTTCCCGTTCCTTACGTTTCTCCAGATGAACGGTATCTAATTGGAAGAATCGGACCGAAAAACTACAGGATGTATCGGTGTATAGTTCGTTATGGCTACAAAGAGATtcaaaaagatgatgagaacttTGAGAACAATCTTGTGATGAGTATAGCGGAGTTTATCCAGTTAGAAGCGGAGGGTTCAAGCTCGTACGAAGGATCTGTAGACGGAAGAATGGCAGTTGTTCCAAATACTGAGAGAGATGGATCATGGCTTGTAATGTCAGAACCTTCTACTATGGACGGAGACAACGAACAATCTTGCAGTACCATCAGAAGCAGTAAATCAGCTACGCTGCAGAATCTGCAAACATTTTATGAACAAGAATCACCTGCACTAGGCCAGAGAAGGCGCATTCGTTTTATAGTGCCTAATGCAGATCATTTGGACCAAGAAGTTGAAGAAGAGCTTCTTGAACTCGCGGAAGCTAAACATGCAGGAGTTGCATACATAATTGGTCATTCGTATATAAAAGCACGAAGGAATTCATCATTTCCTAAGAAGTTTGTGATTGACGTGCTGTACTCCTTTCTTCGGAAGAACTGTCGCCGTCCTGCTGTGGCTTTAAACATCCCTCATATTAGCACAATCGAAGTCGGCATGATTTACTACGTCTGA
- the LOC113339958 gene encoding EIN3-binding F-box protein 1-like: MPTLINFSGNDELFRGAMYANLMDSSILSLSSCMDVYYPPLKRSRISPFVFAEQEVIVQKKQQPSIEVLPDECLFEIFRRLSGNEEKSLCACVSKRWLMLLSSIRTEETVKVVSEKVSQEEVESDGYLSRCLKGKKATDNRLAAIAVGNAGCGGLGKLLIRGDNSVRGVSDVGLASIARGCPDLRVLSVWSVPTVGDEGLIEIANGCHKLETLDLSECPFISDKALVAIAENCHNLTSLTIESCSRIGNDGLQAIATGCPKLHSITIKDCPLVGDQGISCLVSSSSSTLSKVKLQNLNITEVSLAILGHYGRSITDLVLTGLQNVSERGFWVMGNAKGLQKLVSFAVTSCRGFTDVAIEAFGKGCANLKNLSLHKCSFVSDNGLVAFTKNSACIKSLRLEECNRISQYGVLAAISNCGLKLKALSLVKCMGIKDIVSEAHRLTPSKSLRSLSISDCPGFGSVSLAVVGWLCPQLKNIDLSGLCGVTDAGFLSVVENCEAGLVKVNLNGCINITDASVTSLARLHGETLHRLNLSGCSMVTDVSLGSMAVNCGMLKELDASKCAITDFAVASLSCAKDLELQILSLAGCSQISDKSLPYLADMGETLIGLNLQQCKALSSSMIDLLVESLWRCDILA; the protein is encoded by the exons ATGCCTACTCTCATCAATTTCAGTG GGAATGATGAGTTATTTAGAGGGGCGATGTATGCGAATCTCATGGATTCAAGCATCTTGTCTCTTAgttcttgtatggatgtctacTACCCTCCTCTTAAGAGGTCTAGAATCAGTCCATTCGTCTTCGCGGAACAAGAGGTTATTGTTCAAAAGAAGCAGCAGCCATCTATTGAAGTTCTCCCCGATGAGTGCTTATTTGAGATCTTCAGAAGGTTATCAGGAAATGAAGAGAAAAGCTTATGTGCTTGTGTTTCTAAAAGATGGCTTATGCTTTTGAGCAGTATCCGGACCGAGGAAACTGTTAAGGTGGTTTCTGAAAAAGTTAGTCAGGAGGAAGTTGAGAGTGATGGTTATCTATCTAGGTGTTTGAAAGGGAAGAAAGCTACAGACAACAGACTTGCTGCAATTGCTGTTGGAAATGCTGGATGTGGTGGTTTGGGCAAGCTTTTGATCCGAGGAGACAACAGTGTTCGTGGTGTTTCAGATGTTGGTCTTGCATCAATTGCTCGTGGATGCCCTGACTTGAGGGTGCTTTCTGTCTGGAGTGTTCCAACTGTTGGTGATGAAGGTCTAATCGAGATTGCAAATGGCTGCCACAAGTTAGAAACTCTGGACCTTAGCGAGTGCCCTTTCATCTCCGATAAGGCGTTGGTTGCTATTGCTGAGAATTGCCATAATTTGACTTCATTGACAATTGAGTCATGTTCAAGAATAGGGAATGACGGTCTTCAGGCAATTGCAACAGGCTGCCCAAAACTGCACTCAATCACAATCAAAGATTGCCCACTTGTAGGGGACCAAGGAATCTCATGTTTGGTGTCTTCTTCTTCTAGTACCTTGTCGAAGGTTAAACTCCAGAATTTGAACATTACTGAAGTGTCTCTTGCAATTCTAGGTCATTACGGCAGGAGTATTACAGATTTGGTACTTACTGGTCTACAGAATGTCAGTGAAAGAGGCTTTTGGGTTATGGGTAACGCTAAAGGACTCCAGAAGTTGGTCTCTTTCGCGGTTACCTCATGCCGAGGGTTTACAGATGTAGCCATTGAGGCATTTGGAAAGGGCTGCGCTAATTTGAAGAATTTATCCCTCCACAAGTGTTcttttgtttctgacaatggatTGGTAGCTTTCACCAAGAACTCAGCATGTATTAAAAGCCTGCGTCTAGAGGAGTGCAATAGGATTTCCCAGTATGGTGTTCTTGCTGCCATCTCTAACTGCGGTTTGAAGCTGAAGGCACTTTCCCTTGTTAAGTGCATGGGTATCAAGGATATAGTATCAGAAGCTCATCGTCTCACTCCCAGCAAATCTCTACGATCTCTGTCTATTAGTGACTGCCCTGGTTTCGGCAGTGTTAGCTTGGCCGTAGTGGGGTGGCTCTGCCCACAGTTGAAGAACATAGATCTCAGCGGTCTTTGCGGAGTTACTGATGCTGGATTTCTCTCAGTGGTTGAGAACTGCGAGGCTGGTTTAGTGAAGGTTAACTTAAATGGCTGCATTAATATCACAGATGCTTCAGTTACTTCCTTGGCTAGGCTTCATGGAGAAACCCTCCATAGGTTAAACCTTAGTGGCTGCAGTATGGTTACTGACGTTAGCTTGGGTTCAATGGCAGTAAACTGTGGAATGCTCAAAGAGCTCGATGCTTCAAAGTGTGCTATTACAGATTTTGCGGTTGCTTCACTTTCTTGTGCAAAGGACCTTGAATTGCAGATCCTATCCTTGGCTGGTTGCTCTCAGATATCAGACAAGAGCTTGCCTTACCTAGCTGACATGGGCGAGACATTAATCGGATTGAATCTCCAGCAATGCAAGGCACTAAGCAGCAGCATGATTGACCTGCTTGTGGAGAGTCTCTGGAGATGTGACATCCTCGCTTAA